Below is a genomic region from Chryseobacterium scophthalmum.
GATAAAGCGCTTGATATTGCAATGCAGTTAGAAAAAGTAGCTCTTGAAGACGAATACTTCATCGAAAGAAAATTATATCCAAACGTAGATTTCTATTCAGGAATCATCTACAGAGCGTTAGGAATTCCTACAGAAATGTTTACAGTAATGTTTGCATTGGGAAGACTTCCTGGATGGATTGCTCAATGGAAAGAAATGAGACTAAAAGGAGACCCAATCGGAAGACCAAGACAGGTTTACCAAGGAGCTCAAAAAAGAGACTATATCGATATTGCAAACAGGTAATATTGTTTTCTCAAATAAATATAAATCCCAAAGTTTTTTGCTTTGGGATTTTTTTTGTTTTAACTATTTGAGATAAAAACTAGTTTTATAATTACATCATCATTGCTGTCCGATAAAAATTAAAATACAATTAATAGGTCGCTCCTCTTGAGCTATATTTCTCTAAAAACTATCTTCTATTAACAGTTTGCTTCTAATGAAGCTATATTTGATCCCATCAGGATTTACTGTTAATTTATCCTATGAACATTATAATTATATAAGTCAATTTGTTTGTGTTTTTCATTGGCAACGGAAACAATGTTACATAATATATTCTATTTTTTTATTGAAAATTTTAAAATCACAATGATGTAATGCCTAGTAGATAAAAAATATTCCTGATAAATAATATTTTACAAGATTATCTAAATTCGGATATAAGAAATTTATTAAATTTACGATTCATAAAATGGTATTAAACAATGAGTTTCGGACAGCAGATGTTATTTTTTTTCAGCGTAATAGGAGCTTTTAACGGGCTTCTGCTTGGGATTTACCTATTATTTGTGAAAAAAATGAAACATATTCCGGATTTCTTTTTAGGGCTTATTTTACTAACATTAAGCATCCGTGTAGGAATTTCTGTATGTATTTATTTTTATCCCGATTGGCCTAAAATTATTCCACTTTTCGGTTTATCGGCTCTGTTTTTTACTGGACCGGCTTTGTATTATTATGTTCGTTCTTCTTTTTTACAAGAACAGTTTAATCTTAAAAATGCTGGAAATTCTTTTGGTATTCTGACATTGATTCTTGGAACAGTTGGTCTCTTGTATTTAATTTTCCCTATTACCTGGAATGAAAATTTTGCGAGATTTATTTATGGTGTTTGGACGGTTTTCATTTTTCTATCGGTTTATGAATATTTTATTTTTTCAAAAAAAGAAGCTAAAAAATGGACTCAACTTCTCCTTCCTATTTTAGCAAGTAATGTGATTATCTTTTTAGCATATCAACTGATGTCTACAGGATTGATCCAAGTATATTGTGCGGGCGGAAGTCTTGTTTTTTCTTTGCTTTTATATGGAAATGTTTTGATCTTTTTCAACAGTAAAAACAAATCGACAGCTGTAAAAGAAGAAAGTAAATATTCCAATAAAAAGATACCCGATCAACAGGCTGAAAGCTTTTTTTCAAAATTGGAAAGGTTGATGAATATGGAAGAATTATATAAAGATCCGAATTTGAAATTAAGTGATCTGGCCTTGAAAATGAATATTTCAACACATCAGCTTTCACAATTACTGAATGATAATTTGGGTAAAAGTTTTTCCACTTACATCAATGAATACAGAATCAATGAAGCCTGTGAAAAAATTGAAAATGGATCTTATCTTAAAATTGAGGAGATCGGATATGAAGTAGGATTCAATTCTAAATCTACATTTTTTTCTACTTTCAAGAAAATTATGAGCACGACACCGCTATTGTATAAACAATCTCAAACGACTTCTGATACAAGGTTTCAGGGTTCAAATTTATAATTCTGTACTTCGGAATTTAAACTTCAAAACCTCATTTTCGTCCACGTCCAATACTTTTGGTTTCATAAAATTTAAAGCTTATGAACTCCAAATTATGGATCTTTATCCTATTGTTATTCTTGTCATTTTTTGCAAAGTCTCAGGAAATTCTCAATGCGAAAGTTCCCGATTCTATACAACAAAAAGATTCGGTCGCAACAATTTCAGAAGTTATTATCCAATCTTCTCGTAGAGATCTAAAACTCAATCAAGGAAATATTGTGATGAGTGTTTCCGGGAATAAAGATTTTAAAACATCAACAAATATTCTCGAAGTTCTAAGAAAAACTCCGGGTGTGACGGTGGATTCTGAAGACGGAATTTTTATTGGCGGAAGAACTAACCCTGCATTTTTTATCAATGGAAAACCTGTTGTGATGAGCACTCAGGAATTACATTCTTATTTGAGATCTCTTTCACCGGAAATGGTAGAATCTCTTGAAGTAAATACGAATCCATCTTCAAAATATGATGCCGAATTCAAAGGGATTATTGATATTAAATTAAAGAAAAACACCAATTTGGGCTGGATAGGAAACTATATTGGGAATACGAGTGTCAATAAATTTAATTATAAGGAAAATAGCCTTAATCTTTCTTATAACACAGAAAAAATAAGCTATAATGTACAGTTGGGTTACAACAATGGAATCTCAACATACCGTTATAATGCTCTTCAGCGTTTAGCAAATACAAACGTTATGAGAACGCAGACCTATCAAAAAGATGACGTAGAAATTTATACTGTTCAGACGGGAATCGATTATAAATTAAATGATAAAAATAGGTTTGGGGTAAATGTAAGGGGTAACTTCAGAGATAGTGAGCGGATTCGTCTAGGTTCATTGTATACGGTTAATAAAGATGAAACCCAGTTGGTTTTTAATACAGAAAGTAAAAATCCGATTAACTATTTTCAAGATAATTATGGAATAACTGCAGATTATTCTTTCCAACATAAAAATTTTAAGCTAAGCTTTTTAGGCAACTATCTTTCGGTTAAAAATAAGCAAGAAGATGATTTTCTGAATAGCGATAAGCCGACTTCACAGCTTTTATCCTATTGGAGATCTGATCTGCTCAATAAAATTAATATTTACACAGGGCAAATTGATATTTCTCAGAAAATAGGAGAGGCCACTTTCGAGGCGGGTCTAAAATTAAGTGATACTAATACCAATAATATGATCAGGTATGATACGTTGTCAATAAATAAACAATTTATTTTTGATCCGACGAGGAGCAACCAATTTTCATATAAAGAGAAAATATTTGCAGGATATTGGGCGTACAGTCAGAAATTTAATAAGTTTCAGATCAATGCAGGATTGAGATTTGAAAATACTCAAAGTATTTCTAATGCGGTAACCATAGATTCTGTGATCTCAAGGAATTATTTGAAATGGTTGCCTTCTTTTAGTGCAAGTTATACCTTCAACAGATCTAGTGAGCTTTCATTGTCTTACAGCAGAAAAATTACAAGACCGGTTTTCTCGCAGCTTAATCCGTTCAGGTTTTATTACAGCCCGCTGAATTATTGGATCGGAAATCCTTACCTGCAACCTTCTTTTACTAATCAGATTAAAGCAACCTATCGATATAAAAATTGGGTTACAGCTTTTACCATTGGGAAAGAAACAGATGTGATGACTCGGTATCCTATCTACAATCCCGAAACGAATGTGCTTGAATTTTTAGGAACTAACTTACCTTATCGAAATTTTGCCAGTTTAGAAATGAGTTTTCCTATAAAAATAGCAAAATGGTGGAACATAAATACCCAGTTTGCGGGATATTATAATTACGAATTCAGACCGTATCTGGATGAGGTTTTTGCATTGAAAATTTATAACTACGAGATGAGATTAAATCAGGCTTTCTCTTTACCTAAAGGCTATACACTTAATGTTTTTTCAAATTATGAATCTAAAACCGGGAATAGTTTATATATTATTAAGCCACGATATACCGTTGATATTTCAGTGCAAAAATCATGGCTTGATAATAAACTGAACACGAAAATAAGCTTTAACAATATTTTCGATTCTTACGACCAACGACTGGAATTTAGGCATAAACAAATCATGGATACCCGATTTACACACTGGTGGGATACCCAAAAGTTGATCTTGTCACTCAGTTACAATTTTGGAAGCTCAAAATATCAGATGAAAAATATACAAAAGTCAGAGGAAGAAAACAGGACGAGGTAAACGAAACCATCTTTTTTATAAGCCGATCTTTAGTTTTAATTATAAGGAAAAAAGTACGCATAATTAATATGTTTTAGACCTTGTTTATATTTTAAAGGAAAAAAGAAAGTAGATCTCGAGTGATTTTTTGAATATAGGTAAAGAATAAACAACTTTTTCATAAATAAATATCTGGAAAATGTTTTTATATCAAAAGTAAATACTTGTTATTTTAGAAATCGCAAGTGTTAAAACTTGATATAAAATAATTTTTAGTGTAAAATTCTACTTTCATTGATAAAACATTTTAAAACTTTCAGCATCACATGGGTTTCATTATATTTGCTTAATTCTCATTCTTTATGAAATTAAATATTAAAAACGAAACCGGAAGACTGAGGTCTGTGGTTTTAGGTCAACCCAACTCTATGGGCGGTATTCCTACTTTGGAAGAAAGCTATGATGCAAAATCATATTACACCATAGAGCACAACATGTATCCGAAAGAAGAAGACATCATCAACGAAATGAATGCTTTTGAAGCGGTGCTGAAAAAATATGATGTAGAAGTTCTTCGTCCGGATATTATTGAAGATTACAATCAGGTCTTTGCAAGAGATGTTGCTTTTGTAATCGACGATAAAATGATTATTTCAAATGTAATTGCCGACAGAGCAGATGAGCAGGAAGCTTACAAAACGGTTTACGAAAAAGTAGCGTGGAGAAAAATTATCAACTTACCGGAAACAGCTCACATTGAAGGCGGAGATGTAATTGTTTGGAATGATTTTCTTTTCATCGGAACTTGTTTCAGTGAAGATTACAGAAATTATAAAACGGCAAGAACAAACGAGTACGCCATCGAAATTCTTAAAGAATATTTTCCTAAGAAGAGAATTATCGATCTTGAATTAAAGAAAAACGACCGAGAACCTTATCAGGGAATTTTACATTTAGACTGTACCTTCAATCCGGTTGGCAATGATAAATGTATTATTTATAAAAATGGATTTGTAGACGAAAGCGATTACAATCTAATCCTCGATATCTTCGGTGAAGAAAATTGTTTCCACGTAACAGACGAAGAAATGTTTGAAATGTTCCCAAATATTTTTTCGATTTCTCCGGAAGTGGTGGTTTCAGATAAAGCTTTCACAAGAATGAACAATCATTTGAGAGATGTTTGGGGAATGACCGTTGAAGAAATTCCTTACAGAGAAATTTCTAAAATGGGAGGCTTGTTGAGATGCTCTACAATGCCTTTAGTTAGAGATTAATTAGGGTGGGGAGTTTTAGAGTTTTAGCGAATTTTTTTAATCTTTCAATCATTTAATTTTTAAATTGATAAAATGCAGACAACAGATACAGTATTAATGATAGAGCCGATTGCATTCGGTTATAATGCAGAAACGGCAGAAAATAATTATTTTCAGGTAGAGCAGAAAGGTGCAGATATTCAGTCAAAAGCTTTGGCTGAATTCAAAATTTTTGTTGAAAAACTGAGAAGCAAAGGTGTTAATGTAATTACCATCAAAGACACTATCGATCCTCATACTCCGGATTCTATTTTCCCAAACAACTGGGTAAGTTTCCACAAAGATGGAAAAGTGGTTTTATATCCAATGTTTGCTTCAAACAGAAGGGTAGAGCGAAGAGAAGATATTATTGAGAGTATCAAAAATCAAGGCTTTGAAGTTTCTGAAATTGATGATTGGTCATTGCCTGAAATTCAGGGACATTTTTTGGAAGGAACAGGAAGTATGATTTTCGATCATGATAACAGAATTGCTTACGGATCGGTTTCTTTGAGACTTGATGAAGGTTTATTCAGAGAGTTTTGTACTAAATATAGATTTACACCTGTTGTTTTCCATTCATTTCAAACGGTTGGCGAAGAGAGACTTCCAATTTATCATACGAATGTGATGATGTGCGTTGCCGATAAATTCGTAGTAATTTGTCTAGACTGTATTGATTCTGAATTGGAGAGAAGCAAAGTTATTGAAACCATTAAAAATTCAGGAAAAGAGATTATTGAAATTTCTGAAGAGCAAATGCAGCAATTTGCCGGAAACATGCTTCAGGTACAAAATAAAGATGGCGAAAAGTTCTTAGTAATGAGCCAAACTGCTTATCAGTCTTTAAATGCTGAACAAATTTCTAATATTGAAAAATATTGTGAAATCATTTATTCAGATTTAAATACGATTGAAGTAAACGGAGGCGGAAGCGCACGTTGTATGTTAGCTGAGGTTTTCTTACCTAAAAAATAAATTATTTTAAATTAAACAAAATAAAAACTTCTGGCTTTAACTAAGGTCGGAAGTTTTTTTATGCTTCGATCTCAAGCAACCATTAAAAAAACTTTAAATTTGCAGAAATATAAAGTTTTGATTATGAGTAAGAGATTATATTTGAGTATGGTAATACTTCTGTGTTTCTTTTCAAATGCACAGCAGAAAACCTTTTGCAACCCGATTAATATTGATTACGGTTACACGCCTTTTGAAGTTTTTTCAAAGCAAGGAAAACACCGTGCAACTGCAGATCCGGTAATTGTTAATTTTCAGAAAAAGCTTTTTCTTTTTTCGACCAATCAGGAAGGATATTGGTACAGTGACAATATGCTCGACTGGAAATTTGTGAAAAGAAAATTCCTGAGAGACAATAAAT
It encodes:
- the ctlX gene encoding citrulline utilization hydrolase CtlX encodes the protein MQTTDTVLMIEPIAFGYNAETAENNYFQVEQKGADIQSKALAEFKIFVEKLRSKGVNVITIKDTIDPHTPDSIFPNNWVSFHKDGKVVLYPMFASNRRVERREDIIESIKNQGFEVSEIDDWSLPEIQGHFLEGTGSMIFDHDNRIAYGSVSLRLDEGLFREFCTKYRFTPVVFHSFQTVGEERLPIYHTNVMMCVADKFVVICLDCIDSELERSKVIETIKNSGKEIIEISEEQMQQFAGNMLQVQNKDGEKFLVMSQTAYQSLNAEQISNIEKYCEIIYSDLNTIEVNGGGSARCMLAEVFLPKK
- a CDS encoding helix-turn-helix domain-containing protein, producing the protein MSFGQQMLFFFSVIGAFNGLLLGIYLLFVKKMKHIPDFFLGLILLTLSIRVGISVCIYFYPDWPKIIPLFGLSALFFTGPALYYYVRSSFLQEQFNLKNAGNSFGILTLILGTVGLLYLIFPITWNENFARFIYGVWTVFIFLSVYEYFIFSKKEAKKWTQLLLPILASNVIIFLAYQLMSTGLIQVYCAGGSLVFSLLLYGNVLIFFNSKNKSTAVKEESKYSNKKIPDQQAESFFSKLERLMNMEELYKDPNLKLSDLALKMNISTHQLSQLLNDNLGKSFSTYINEYRINEACEKIENGSYLKIEEIGYEVGFNSKSTFFSTFKKIMSTTPLLYKQSQTTSDTRFQGSNL
- a CDS encoding dimethylarginine dimethylaminohydrolase family protein, which gives rise to MKLNIKNETGRLRSVVLGQPNSMGGIPTLEESYDAKSYYTIEHNMYPKEEDIINEMNAFEAVLKKYDVEVLRPDIIEDYNQVFARDVAFVIDDKMIISNVIADRADEQEAYKTVYEKVAWRKIINLPETAHIEGGDVIVWNDFLFIGTCFSEDYRNYKTARTNEYAIEILKEYFPKKRIIDLELKKNDREPYQGILHLDCTFNPVGNDKCIIYKNGFVDESDYNLILDIFGEENCFHVTDEEMFEMFPNIFSISPEVVVSDKAFTRMNNHLRDVWGMTVEEIPYREISKMGGLLRCSTMPLVRD
- a CDS encoding TonB-dependent receptor domain-containing protein, translating into MNSKLWIFILLLFLSFFAKSQEILNAKVPDSIQQKDSVATISEVIIQSSRRDLKLNQGNIVMSVSGNKDFKTSTNILEVLRKTPGVTVDSEDGIFIGGRTNPAFFINGKPVVMSTQELHSYLRSLSPEMVESLEVNTNPSSKYDAEFKGIIDIKLKKNTNLGWIGNYIGNTSVNKFNYKENSLNLSYNTEKISYNVQLGYNNGISTYRYNALQRLANTNVMRTQTYQKDDVEIYTVQTGIDYKLNDKNRFGVNVRGNFRDSERIRLGSLYTVNKDETQLVFNTESKNPINYFQDNYGITADYSFQHKNFKLSFLGNYLSVKNKQEDDFLNSDKPTSQLLSYWRSDLLNKINIYTGQIDISQKIGEATFEAGLKLSDTNTNNMIRYDTLSINKQFIFDPTRSNQFSYKEKIFAGYWAYSQKFNKFQINAGLRFENTQSISNAVTIDSVISRNYLKWLPSFSASYTFNRSSELSLSYSRKITRPVFSQLNPFRFYYSPLNYWIGNPYLQPSFTNQIKATYRYKNWVTAFTIGKETDVMTRYPIYNPETNVLEFLGTNLPYRNFASLEMSFPIKIAKWWNINTQFAGYYNYEFRPYLDEVFALKIYNYEMRLNQAFSLPKGYTLNVFSNYESKTGNSLYIIKPRYTVDISVQKSWLDNKLNTKISFNNIFDSYDQRLEFRHKQIMDTRFTHWWDTQKLILSLSYNFGSSKYQMKNIQKSEEENRTR